From the Streptomyces nigrescens genome, one window contains:
- a CDS encoding polyribonucleotide nucleotidyltransferase has product MENETHYAEAVIDNGSFGTRTIRFETGRLAKQAAGSAVAYLDDDTMVLSATSASKTPKDQLDFFPLTVDVEERMYAAGKIPGSFFRREGRPSEDAILTCRLIDRPLRPSFKKGLRNEIQIVETVMALNPDHLYDVVAINAASCSTQLAGLPFSGPVGGTRVALINGQWVAFPTHSELENAVFDMVVAGRVLPDGDVAIMMVEAEATEKTIQLVKDGAEAPTEEVVAAGLEAAKPFIKVLCKAQSDLAAKAAKPVGEFPIFLDYQDDVLEALTAAVKDELSQALTIAGKQERETELDRVKGVAAEKLLPQFEGREKEISAAYRSLTKSLVRERVIKEKKRIDGRGVTDIRTLAAEVEAIPRVHGSALFERGETQILGVTTLNMLRMEQQLDTLSPVTRKRYMHNYNFPPYSVGETGRVGAPKRREIGHGALAERAIVPVLPTREEFPYAIRQVSEALGSNGSTSMGSVCASTMSLLNAGVPLKAPVAGIAMGLISQEIDGQTHYVALTDILGAEDAFGDMDFKVAGTKTFVTALQLDTKLDGIPASVLAAALKQARDARLHILDVMNEAIDVPDEMSPNAPRIITVKIPVDKIGEVIGPKGKMINQIQEDTGADITIEDDGTIYIGAADGPAAEAARATINGIANPTMPEVGERYLGTVVKTTTFGAFVSLLPGKDGLLHISQIRKLAGGKRVENVEDVVAVGAKVQVEIAEIDQRGKLSLIPVIEEEDAAADTKDDAAK; this is encoded by the coding sequence GTGGAGAACGAGACCCACTACGCCGAAGCCGTGATCGACAACGGTTCCTTCGGCACCCGCACCATCCGCTTCGAGACGGGCCGCCTGGCCAAGCAGGCCGCCGGTTCCGCCGTGGCGTACCTGGACGACGACACCATGGTGCTGTCGGCCACCTCCGCTTCCAAGACGCCGAAGGACCAGCTGGACTTCTTCCCGCTGACCGTCGACGTCGAGGAGCGGATGTACGCAGCCGGGAAGATCCCCGGTTCCTTCTTCCGCCGTGAGGGCCGCCCCTCCGAGGACGCGATCCTCACCTGCCGCCTGATCGACCGGCCGCTGCGCCCCTCCTTCAAGAAGGGCCTGCGCAACGAGATCCAGATCGTCGAGACGGTCATGGCGCTCAACCCCGACCACCTCTACGACGTGGTCGCCATCAACGCCGCCTCCTGCTCCACGCAGCTGGCCGGCCTGCCCTTCTCCGGCCCGGTCGGCGGCACCCGTGTCGCCCTGATCAACGGCCAGTGGGTGGCGTTCCCGACCCACAGCGAGCTCGAGAACGCCGTCTTCGACATGGTCGTGGCCGGCCGCGTCCTCCCGGACGGCGACGTCGCGATCATGATGGTCGAGGCCGAGGCCACCGAGAAGACCATCCAGCTGGTCAAGGACGGCGCCGAGGCCCCGACCGAAGAGGTCGTCGCCGCCGGTCTGGAAGCCGCCAAGCCCTTCATCAAGGTCCTGTGCAAGGCCCAGTCGGACCTCGCCGCCAAGGCCGCCAAGCCCGTCGGTGAGTTCCCGATCTTCCTCGACTACCAGGACGACGTCCTGGAGGCGCTCACCGCCGCGGTCAAGGACGAGCTCTCCCAGGCGCTGACCATCGCCGGCAAGCAGGAGCGCGAGACCGAGCTGGACCGCGTCAAGGGCGTGGCCGCCGAGAAGCTGCTCCCGCAGTTCGAGGGCCGCGAGAAGGAGATCTCCGCCGCGTACCGTTCGCTGACCAAGAGCCTGGTCCGTGAGCGCGTCATCAAGGAGAAGAAGCGCATCGACGGCCGCGGCGTCACGGACATCCGTACGCTCGCCGCCGAGGTCGAGGCCATCCCGCGGGTGCACGGTTCCGCCCTGTTCGAGCGTGGCGAGACCCAGATCCTGGGCGTCACCACCCTCAACATGCTCCGCATGGAGCAGCAGCTGGACACCCTCTCCCCGGTGACCCGCAAGCGCTACATGCACAACTACAACTTCCCGCCGTACTCCGTCGGTGAGACCGGCCGCGTGGGTGCGCCCAAGCGCCGGGAGATCGGCCACGGTGCGCTCGCCGAGCGCGCCATCGTGCCGGTGCTGCCGACCCGCGAGGAGTTCCCCTACGCGATCCGCCAGGTCTCCGAGGCGCTGGGCTCCAACGGCTCGACGTCCATGGGCTCGGTCTGCGCCTCGACCATGTCGCTGCTGAACGCCGGTGTGCCCCTCAAGGCCCCGGTCGCCGGTATCGCCATGGGCCTGATCTCCCAGGAGATCGACGGCCAGACCCACTACGTCGCCCTCACCGACATCCTCGGTGCGGAGGACGCCTTCGGCGACATGGACTTCAAGGTCGCCGGCACGAAGACCTTCGTGACCGCCCTCCAGCTGGACACCAAGCTGGACGGCATCCCGGCCTCCGTCCTGGCCGCCGCGCTCAAGCAGGCCCGCGACGCCCGTCTGCACATCCTCGATGTGATGAACGAGGCCATCGACGTTCCGGACGAGATGTCCCCGAACGCCCCGCGGATCATCACCGTCAAGATCCCGGTGGACAAGATCGGTGAGGTCATCGGCCCCAAGGGCAAGATGATCAACCAGATCCAGGAGGACACCGGCGCCGACATCACGATCGAGGACGACGGCACGATCTACATCGGTGCCGCCGACGGCCCGGCCGCCGAGGCCGCCCGCGCCACGATCAACGGCATCGCCAACCCGACCATGCCGGAGGTCGGCGAGCGCTACCTGGGCACGGTCGTCAAGACCACCACCTTCGGTGCGTTCGTCTCCCTGCTCCCGGGCAAGGACGGTCTGCTCCACATCTCGCAGATCCGCAAGCTCGCCGGTGGCAAGCGGGTGGAGAACGTCGAGGACGTGGTCGCGGTCGGCGCCAAGGTCCAGGTCGAGATCGCCGAGATCGACCAGCGCGGCAAGCTCTCCCTGATCCCCGTGATCGAGGAAGAGGACGCGGCCGCGGACACGAAGGACGACGCCGCCAAGTGA
- the thyX gene encoding FAD-dependent thymidylate synthase, giving the protein MSQTPAESTESPDSAAVSFRSEVTVELVKHSAADSDVLWAARVSTAGEQSLEELQKDPERSKGLINYLMRDRHGSPFEHNSMTFFISAPIFVFREFMRHRVGWSYNEESGRYRRLDPVFYVPGQDRKLVQQGRPGKYEFVEGTPAQQELTGRVMEDSYRQAYEAYQEMLAAGVAREVARAVLPVGLFSSMYATCNARSLMHFLGLRTQHEQAKVPSFPQREIEMVGEQMEAHWAKLMPLTYGAFNANGRIAP; this is encoded by the coding sequence GTGTCCCAGACCCCTGCCGAGAGCACTGAGAGCCCCGACAGTGCAGCCGTCAGCTTCCGGAGCGAGGTGACGGTCGAGCTGGTCAAGCACAGCGCCGCGGACAGCGACGTGCTCTGGGCGGCCCGTGTCTCCACGGCCGGCGAGCAGTCCCTGGAGGAGCTCCAGAAGGACCCGGAGCGCTCCAAGGGGTTGATCAACTACCTCATGCGGGACCGGCACGGCAGCCCCTTCGAGCACAACTCCATGACGTTCTTCATCAGCGCGCCGATCTTCGTCTTCCGCGAGTTCATGCGGCACCGCGTCGGCTGGTCGTACAACGAGGAGTCCGGCCGCTACCGCCGCCTGGATCCGGTCTTCTACGTCCCCGGCCAGGACCGCAAGCTCGTCCAGCAGGGCCGCCCCGGCAAGTACGAATTCGTCGAGGGCACCCCGGCGCAGCAGGAGCTCACCGGCCGCGTCATGGAGGATTCCTACCGCCAGGCCTACGAGGCGTACCAGGAGATGCTCGCTGCCGGCGTCGCCCGCGAGGTCGCCCGCGCGGTGCTCCCCGTTGGCCTGTTCTCCTCCATGTACGCGACCTGCAATGCCCGCTCCCTGATGCACTTCCTGGGTCTGCGCACGCAGCACGAGCAGGCGAAGGTGCCCTCCTTCCCTCAGCGGGAGATCGAGATGGTCGGCGAGCAGATGGAGGCCCACTGGGCCAAGCTCATGCCGCTCACGTACGGCGCATTCAATGCGAATGGCCGGATCGCTCCGTAA
- the dapA gene encoding 4-hydroxy-tetrahydrodipicolinate synthase yields MAPTSTPQTPFGRVLTAMVTPFTADGALDLDGAQRLAAHLVDAGNDGLVVNGTTGESPTTSDAEKAQLVRAVVDAVGDRAFVVAGAGTNDTHHSLELARAAQDAGAHGLLAVTPYYSKPPQEGLLRHFTAIADATELPVMLYDIPGRSGVPINTETIVRLAEHPRIVANKDAKGDLGRASWAIARSSLAWYSGDDMLNLPLLSVGAVGFVSVVGHIVTPELRALLDAHLNGDVTKATEIHQKLLPVFTGMFRTQGVITTKAALGLQGLPAGPLRLPLVELSPEETEQLTRDLAAGGVQL; encoded by the coding sequence ATGGCTCCGACTTCCACACCGCAGACCCCCTTCGGGCGGGTGCTGACCGCCATGGTCACGCCGTTCACGGCGGATGGCGCTCTCGATCTCGACGGCGCGCAGCGGCTCGCCGCCCATCTGGTGGACGCCGGCAATGACGGCCTCGTCGTCAACGGCACCACCGGAGAGTCCCCGACCACCAGCGATGCGGAGAAAGCGCAGCTGGTCCGCGCGGTGGTCGATGCGGTCGGCGATCGCGCCTTTGTCGTTGCCGGAGCCGGCACCAACGACACCCACCACAGCCTTGAGCTCGCCCGCGCCGCCCAGGACGCCGGCGCCCATGGCCTGCTCGCGGTGACCCCGTATTACAGCAAGCCCCCGCAGGAGGGCCTGCTCCGCCACTTCACGGCCATCGCGGACGCCACCGAGCTGCCGGTGATGCTCTACGACATCCCGGGCCGCAGCGGTGTCCCGATCAACACCGAGACCATCGTCCGGCTCGCCGAGCACCCCCGGATCGTCGCCAACAAGGACGCCAAGGGCGACCTCGGCCGCGCCAGCTGGGCGATCGCCCGCTCCAGCCTGGCCTGGTACAGCGGCGACGACATGCTGAACCTCCCGCTGCTCTCGGTCGGGGCCGTCGGCTTCGTCTCCGTGGTCGGCCATATCGTGACCCCCGAGCTGCGCGCGCTCCTGGACGCCCATCTCAATGGCGATGTCACCAAGGCCACCGAGATCCACCAGAAGCTGCTGCCCGTCTTCACCGGCATGTTCCGGACCCAGGGCGTCATCACGACCAAGGCCGCGCTCGGCCTCCAGGGTCTGCCCGCCGGCCCGCTGCGGCTGCCGCTCGTCGAGCTCTCCCCCGAGGAGACCGAGCAGCTGACGCGCGATCTCGCCGCCGGCGGGGTACAGCTCTGA
- the eccD gene encoding type VII secretion integral membrane protein EccD: MSTSTGTGFCRVTVAAPDARIDVALPEDVALVDIYPEILRLSGQSQAEGAPTGYHLVRRDGTVLDAGQSLAQQQILDGDLLLLKPFAESLPLPVFDDVSDAVASAVKRNRSRWSDDLMHVVGLTAGVLLLVMMAFALWFSNPIDRDMHRLPGIIAGVVGIVLVALAGVRARVYDDHGSSIALGLAALPHLLLAGSGIFPVEEGAGPGRLHLLVGCVTVLIASALLVVLLPRGDAPFVAAAFLSAMGTLAVFAAILTDAGPSEVAAVTAVVAIALVAWLPGLSARFARLPIGYKSPDQIAKGSYDNSGETESVDFVKIGNQAKRGHELLLGLVAGCAALVVGSAGAVLGFSDNMWAQLLAMAAGITIMLRARLFDYTAQVACLTIAGILTIVLLILGIALNPPTEIFVELQRFQDSGPLNIRTVWFSSSIAAGAALLVGVGLVVPRKGVTPFWGRIFDLFDGLILLSLVPLCLAVLDVYATVRGLTGS, from the coding sequence GTGAGCACGAGCACTGGCACCGGCTTTTGCCGGGTCACAGTCGCCGCGCCGGACGCACGGATCGACGTGGCTCTGCCGGAGGACGTCGCACTCGTGGACATTTATCCGGAGATTCTGCGGCTCTCCGGTCAGTCCCAGGCGGAGGGCGCCCCGACCGGCTATCACCTTGTACGCCGCGACGGCACGGTACTTGACGCCGGTCAGTCGCTCGCGCAGCAGCAGATCCTCGACGGCGACCTCCTTCTTCTGAAGCCGTTCGCCGAGTCGCTGCCGCTCCCGGTCTTCGACGATGTCTCCGACGCCGTCGCCTCCGCGGTCAAGCGCAACCGCAGCCGCTGGAGCGACGACCTCATGCATGTCGTCGGCCTCACCGCCGGTGTGCTCCTGCTCGTCATGATGGCGTTCGCCCTGTGGTTCTCGAACCCCATCGACCGCGACATGCACCGCCTGCCCGGCATCATCGCCGGTGTCGTCGGCATCGTCCTGGTCGCCCTGGCCGGCGTCCGCGCCCGCGTCTACGACGACCACGGCTCCTCCATCGCGCTGGGCCTGGCCGCACTTCCGCATCTGCTGCTCGCCGGCTCCGGCATCTTCCCCGTCGAGGAGGGCGCCGGCCCCGGCCGGCTGCACCTCCTCGTCGGCTGTGTGACCGTGCTGATCGCCTCCGCGCTCCTGGTGGTCCTGCTGCCGCGCGGTGACGCACCCTTCGTCGCCGCCGCGTTCCTCTCCGCCATGGGCACCCTCGCGGTCTTCGCCGCGATCCTCACCGACGCCGGGCCCAGCGAGGTCGCCGCCGTCACCGCCGTCGTCGCCATCGCCCTGGTCGCCTGGCTGCCCGGCCTCTCCGCCCGCTTCGCCCGGCTGCCCATCGGCTACAAGTCGCCCGACCAGATCGCCAAGGGCTCCTACGACAACAGCGGCGAGACCGAGTCCGTCGACTTCGTCAAGATCGGCAACCAGGCCAAGCGCGGGCACGAGCTGCTGCTCGGCCTGGTCGCCGGCTGCGCCGCCCTGGTCGTCGGCTCGGCCGGTGCCGTCCTCGGCTTCTCCGACAACATGTGGGCCCAGCTGCTGGCGATGGCCGCGGGCATCACGATCATGCTCCGCGCCCGGCTCTTCGACTACACCGCGCAGGTCGCCTGCCTGACCATCGCGGGCATCCTGACGATCGTCCTGCTGATCCTGGGCATCGCGCTGAACCCGCCGACGGAGATCTTCGTCGAGCTGCAGCGCTTCCAGGACTCCGGTCCGCTGAACATCCGGACCGTCTGGTTCTCCAGCAGCATCGCGGCGGGCGCCGCCCTCCTGGTGGGCGTCGGCCTGGTCGTCCCGCGCAAGGGCGTCACCCCCTTCTGGGGCCGGATCTTCGACCTCTTCGACGGTCTGATCCTGCTGTCCCTGGTGCCGCTGTGCCTGGCGGTCCTGGACGTGTACGCCACGGTGCGCGGCCTCACCGGCAGCTAG
- a CDS encoding PH domain-containing protein, with amino-acid sequence MPLPFLTADRDLDLDTGAADTAALPHDEPDHWRRPYRPGPWRVGAAAVLLLLASFVLISAMIIAMAGSLPGAAACAVVGALMIALALRLLRVGLWVSSHGLRQVNLLRTATEPWSAIGSVRTRQQPVRWLGLPRTVQGQALIIERSQGEPLRTLITDHNGDFLSRPEAFERAADVLEAWAAEYRA; translated from the coding sequence GTGCCCCTGCCCTTTCTGACGGCCGACCGCGACCTCGACCTCGACACCGGTGCCGCGGATACCGCCGCACTCCCGCATGACGAGCCCGACCACTGGCGCCGTCCCTACCGCCCCGGACCGTGGCGCGTAGGGGCGGCGGCGGTGCTTTTGCTGCTCGCCTCGTTCGTCCTGATCTCCGCGATGATCATCGCGATGGCCGGCTCGCTGCCCGGCGCCGCGGCCTGTGCGGTGGTGGGGGCACTGATGATCGCCCTCGCGCTACGGCTGCTGCGCGTCGGTCTGTGGGTCAGCTCGCACGGTCTGCGCCAGGTGAACCTGCTGCGTACGGCGACCGAGCCGTGGAGCGCCATCGGCTCCGTCCGTACCCGCCAGCAGCCGGTGCGCTGGCTGGGGCTGCCGCGGACGGTGCAGGGCCAGGCCCTGATCATCGAGCGGTCCCAGGGTGAGCCGCTGCGGACCCTGATCACGGACCACAACGGCGACTTCCTGTCCCGTCCGGAGGCCTTCGAGCGGGCCGCGGACGTACTGGAGGCATGGGCGGCGGAGTACCGCGCCTGA
- the rpsO gene encoding 30S ribosomal protein S15 gives MSLDAATKKQIMAEFATKEGDTGSPEVQVAMLSRRISDLTEHLKTHKHDHHSRRGLLLLVGQRRRLLQYLAKKDITRFRALVERLGIRRGAAGAK, from the coding sequence GTGTCGCTCGACGCCGCCACGAAGAAGCAGATCATGGCCGAGTTCGCCACCAAGGAGGGTGACACCGGTTCCCCCGAGGTTCAGGTCGCGATGCTCTCCCGTCGCATCTCGGACCTGACCGAGCACCTCAAGACCCACAAGCACGACCACCACTCCCGCCGTGGTCTGCTGCTGCTCGTCGGCCAGCGCCGTCGCCTGCTGCAGTACCTGGCGAAGAAGGACATCACGCGCTTCCGTGCGCTGGTCGAGCGCCTGGGCATCCGCCGCGGCGCGGCGGGCGCCAAGTAA
- a CDS encoding ribonuclease J yields the protein MSHPHPELGAPPKLPKGGLRVTPLGGLGEIGRNMTVFEFDGRLLIVDCGVLFPEEEQPGIDLILPDFTSIRDRLDDIDGIVLTHGHEDHIGAVPYLLREKPDIPLIGSKLTLALIEAKLQEHRIRPYTLEVKEGHTERIGSFDCEFVAVNHSIPDALAVAIRTPAGMVVHTGDFKMDQLPLDRRLTDLPAFARLGEEGIDLLLSDSTNAEVPGFVPPERDISNVLRTVFANAQKRIIVASFASHVHRIQQILDAAHEYGRRVAFVGRSMVRNMGIARELGYLKVPAGLVVDVKALDDLPDDEVVLVCTGSQGEPMAALSRMANRDHQIRIVQGDTVILASSLIPGNENAVYRVINGLTRWGADVVHKGNAKVHVSGHASAGELLYFYNICKPKNLMPVHGEWRHLRANAELGALTGVRKDRIVIAEDGVVVDLVDGVAKIVGKVQAGYVYVDGLSVGDVTEAHLKDRRILGDEGIISVYVVVDSTTGKIVGGPDIHARGSGIDDGAFSGVIPKIDEALAKSAQDGITEPHQLQQLVRRTVGKWVSDNYRRRPMILPVVIEV from the coding sequence TTGAGTCATCCGCATCCTGAGCTCGGCGCTCCGCCGAAGCTTCCCAAGGGTGGCCTGCGCGTCACCCCCCTCGGCGGCCTGGGTGAAATCGGCCGCAACATGACGGTCTTCGAATTCGACGGCCGGCTGCTGATCGTCGACTGCGGAGTGCTCTTCCCCGAGGAGGAGCAGCCCGGAATCGACCTGATCCTTCCGGACTTCACGTCCATCAGGGACCGCCTCGACGACATCGACGGCATCGTGCTCACGCACGGCCACGAGGACCACATCGGTGCTGTCCCCTACCTCCTGCGCGAGAAGCCGGACATCCCCCTCATCGGCTCGAAGCTGACCCTCGCCCTGATCGAGGCCAAGCTTCAGGAGCACCGCATCCGCCCCTACACCCTTGAGGTGAAGGAGGGGCACACCGAGAGGATCGGCTCGTTCGACTGCGAGTTCGTCGCGGTCAACCACTCGATCCCCGACGCCCTGGCCGTCGCGATCCGCACCCCCGCGGGCATGGTCGTGCACACCGGCGACTTCAAGATGGACCAGCTCCCGCTGGACCGCCGTCTGACCGACCTCCCCGCCTTCGCGCGACTCGGCGAGGAAGGCATCGACCTTCTGCTCTCCGACTCCACGAACGCCGAGGTCCCGGGCTTCGTCCCGCCCGAGCGGGACATCTCCAACGTCCTGCGCACGGTGTTCGCCAACGCCCAGAAGCGCATCATCGTCGCCAGCTTCGCCAGCCATGTGCACCGCATCCAGCAGATCCTCGATGCCGCCCATGAGTACGGCCGCCGGGTCGCCTTCGTCGGCCGCTCGATGGTCCGCAACATGGGCATCGCCCGCGAGCTGGGCTATCTGAAGGTCCCCGCCGGCCTGGTCGTCGACGTCAAGGCGCTCGACGATCTTCCCGACGACGAGGTCGTGCTGGTCTGCACGGGTTCCCAGGGCGAGCCGATGGCCGCCCTCTCCCGGATGGCCAACCGCGATCACCAGATCAGGATCGTCCAGGGCGACACGGTGATCCTGGCCTCGTCCCTCATCCCGGGCAACGAGAACGCGGTCTACCGCGTGATCAACGGCCTCACCCGATGGGGCGCGGACGTGGTCCACAAGGGCAACGCCAAGGTCCATGTCTCGGGCCACGCCTCGGCCGGCGAGCTGCTGTACTTCTACAACATCTGCAAGCCGAAGAACCTCATGCCGGTGCACGGCGAATGGCGCCATCTGCGGGCCAACGCCGAGCTGGGCGCCCTGACCGGCGTACGGAAGGACCGGATCGTCATCGCCGAGGACGGCGTGGTGGTCGACCTGGTCGACGGCGTCGCCAAGATCGTCGGCAAGGTCCAGGCCGGCTATGTCTATGTCGACGGCCTCTCGGTCGGCGATGTCACCGAGGCCCACCTCAAGGACCGCCGCATCCTCGGCGACGAGGGCATCATCTCGGTCTATGTGGTCGTGGACAGCACCACCGGCAAGATCGTCGGCGGCCCGGACATCCACGCCCGTGGCTCGGGCATCGACGACGGCGCCTTCTCCGGCGTGATCCCCAAGATCGACGAGGCCCTGGCCAAGTCGGCCCAGGACGGCATCACGGAGCCCCACCAGCTCCAGCAGCTGGTCCGCCGCACCGTCGGCAAGTGGGTGTCGGACAACTACCGCCGCCGCCCGATGATCCTCCCCGTGGTCATCGAGGTCTGA
- the dapB gene encoding 4-hydroxy-tetrahydrodipicolinate reductase, whose translation MSKLRVAVLGAQGRIGSEAVRAVESAEDMEMVAGLGRGDKLETLVEAGAQVVVELTNPGAVMGNLDFCVRHGIHAVVGTTGWTDERLAQLRTSLAASPGAGVLIAPNFSIGAVLTMQFAQQAARFFESVEVVELHHPKKADAPSGTAARTAQLIAKAREEAGCAPQPDATSTALDGARGADVDGVPVHSVRLRGLLAHQEVLFGGEGETLTIRHDSLHHSSFMPGILLGVRRVVNTPGLTVGLENFLDLG comes from the coding sequence ATGAGCAAGCTGCGCGTGGCCGTACTGGGAGCCCAGGGGCGCATCGGCTCCGAGGCCGTACGGGCCGTCGAGTCCGCCGAGGACATGGAGATGGTCGCCGGGCTGGGCCGGGGCGACAAGCTGGAGACGCTGGTCGAGGCCGGTGCCCAGGTCGTGGTCGAGCTGACCAACCCCGGCGCGGTGATGGGCAACCTCGACTTCTGTGTGCGTCACGGTATTCACGCGGTGGTCGGCACGACCGGGTGGACCGATGAGCGCCTCGCGCAGCTGCGCACCTCGCTCGCCGCCTCGCCCGGCGCGGGCGTCCTCATCGCCCCGAACTTCTCCATCGGCGCGGTGCTGACCATGCAGTTCGCCCAGCAGGCGGCCCGCTTCTTCGAGTCGGTCGAGGTCGTCGAGCTGCACCACCCGAAGAAGGCGGACGCCCCGTCCGGCACCGCCGCCCGCACCGCCCAGCTGATCGCCAAGGCCCGTGAGGAGGCCGGCTGCGCCCCGCAGCCGGACGCCACCAGCACCGCGCTGGACGGCGCCCGCGGCGCGGACGTGGACGGCGTCCCCGTGCACTCCGTACGGCTGCGCGGTCTGCTGGCCCACCAGGAGGTGCTCTTCGGCGGGGAGGGCGAGACCCTCACCATCCGCCATGACTCCCTCCACCACAGCAGCTTCATGCCGGGCATCCTGCTCGGTGTGCGCCGGGTGGTGAACACTCCGGGCCTGACCGTGGGCCTGGAAAACTTCCTCGACCTGGGCTGA
- a CDS encoding M16 family metallopeptidase: MTSRTHTTTARTSTEGRAVARTQTLLKGTAGAGTVRRTTLPGGLRIVTETLPTVRSVTFGIWANVGSRDETPSLNGATHYLEHLLFKGTERRSALDISAAIDAVGGEMNAFTAKEYTCYYARVLDTDLPLAIDVVCDMLTGSLVEAEDVDAERGVILEEIAMTEDDPGDCVHDLFAHTMLGDTPLGRPVLGTVDTVNALTPERIRRFYKKHYDPTHLVVTAAGNIDHAKVVRLVRRAFEQAGALDRTDATPMAPRSGARAIRTAGRVELLNRKTEQAHVILGMPGMARTDDRRWAMGVLNTALGGGMSSRLFQEVREKRGLAYSVYSYTSGFADCGLFGVYAGCRPSQVHDVLKICRDELDQVASQGLTDDEIRRAIGQLRGSTVLGLEDTGALMHRIGKSELCWGEQMSVDEMLARIAAVTPDEVREVARDVLGTRPSLSVIGPLKDRQAARLDDVVA; this comes from the coding sequence GTGACGTCTCGTACGCACACGACGACGGCCCGCACCTCCACGGAGGGGCGGGCCGTCGCCCGTACCCAAACGCTTCTCAAGGGCACCGCGGGCGCCGGTACGGTCCGCCGGACCACCCTCCCCGGCGGCCTGCGCATCGTCACCGAGACGCTGCCGACGGTCCGCTCCGTCACCTTCGGGATCTGGGCGAACGTCGGCTCCCGTGACGAGACCCCGTCCCTGAACGGCGCCACGCACTACCTTGAGCACCTGCTCTTCAAGGGCACCGAGCGGCGCAGCGCGCTGGACATCTCCGCCGCCATCGACGCGGTCGGCGGCGAGATGAACGCCTTCACCGCGAAGGAGTACACCTGCTACTACGCGCGGGTGCTCGACACCGATCTGCCGCTCGCCATAGACGTGGTGTGCGACATGCTCACCGGCTCGCTGGTGGAGGCCGAGGACGTGGACGCCGAGCGCGGCGTCATCCTCGAAGAGATCGCGATGACCGAGGACGACCCGGGCGACTGCGTGCACGACCTGTTCGCGCACACCATGCTCGGCGACACCCCGCTCGGCCGCCCGGTCCTGGGCACCGTCGACACCGTCAACGCCCTCACCCCCGAGCGCATCCGCCGCTTCTACAAGAAGCACTACGACCCCACGCACCTCGTCGTCACGGCCGCCGGCAACATCGACCACGCCAAGGTCGTCCGCCTGGTCCGCCGCGCCTTCGAGCAGGCCGGGGCACTGGACCGGACGGACGCCACCCCGATGGCGCCGCGCTCCGGCGCCCGCGCCATCCGCACCGCCGGCCGCGTCGAACTGCTCAACCGCAAGACCGAGCAGGCCCATGTGATCCTCGGGATGCCCGGGATGGCGCGCACCGACGACCGGCGCTGGGCGATGGGGGTGCTGAACACCGCCCTGGGCGGCGGGATGAGCTCCCGCCTCTTCCAGGAGGTCCGCGAGAAGCGCGGCCTGGCCTACAGCGTGTACTCGTACACCTCGGGCTTCGCCGACTGCGGGCTGTTCGGCGTCTACGCCGGCTGCCGCCCGAGCCAGGTGCACGACGTCCTCAAGATCTGTCGCGACGAACTCGACCAGGTGGCGTCCCAGGGCCTCACCGACGACGAGATCCGCCGCGCGATCGGCCAGCTGCGCGGCTCGACCGTCCTCGGGCTGGAGGACACCGGCGCGCTGATGCACCGCATCGGCAAGAGTGAGCTGTGCTGGGGCGAGCAGATGTCGGTCGACGAGATGCTCGCGCGGATCGCCGCCGTCACCCCGGACGAGGTGCGCGAGGTGGCCCGGGACGTCCTGGGCACCCGCCCCTCGCTGTCCGTCATCGGCCCGCTGAAGGACCGGCAGGCGGCCCGGCTGGACGACGTCGTCGCATAG